A single Tenacibaculum sp. Bg11-29 DNA region contains:
- a CDS encoding transglutaminase domain-containing protein, translated as MKKLAVLFLFIFINKNLFSQDLEKVDKIISSYMKAESVEGLAKRIDYDFKTEIEKVRAIYTWIALNIDYNTLKNKTLTPPNFIVHTTKSDLKRARDRKESQLINQAFKNKRGVCYENALLFNKLCNLINLESEMIYGYSKSSVNSIGIIPKSKNHAWNAVKIKDNWLLFDATYGAGYIYNKVWQKKIDLAYFNVKKEKLRLTHFPSSKFWKRYLNQKPLKEFCNEPFYQNAFFKYKIGLLKPNTGKIIVSNDDRIHLKIKNPEDITNIKYIFSDDDKIRIPVIKSKNSLTDIYFKNPKRNTNIHIYIENELALEYKIKLH; from the coding sequence ATGAAAAAACTTGCTGTACTTTTTTTATTTATTTTTATAAATAAAAATCTATTTTCTCAAGATTTAGAAAAAGTTGACAAAATAATATCTTCTTATATGAAAGCTGAATCTGTTGAGGGATTAGCGAAAAGAATTGACTACGATTTTAAAACAGAAATAGAAAAAGTCAGAGCTATTTATACGTGGATCGCTTTAAACATAGACTACAATACACTTAAAAACAAAACATTAACACCTCCTAACTTTATAGTTCATACAACTAAATCTGATTTAAAAAGGGCTAGAGATCGAAAAGAAAGTCAATTAATTAATCAGGCATTTAAAAATAAAAGAGGAGTTTGTTACGAAAATGCTTTACTATTTAATAAACTATGCAACCTAATTAATCTAGAGAGTGAAATGATTTATGGTTATTCTAAATCATCAGTTAATTCTATAGGTATCATCCCTAAAAGTAAAAATCATGCTTGGAATGCTGTAAAAATCAAAGATAACTGGTTATTATTTGATGCTACTTATGGGGCTGGTTATATTTATAATAAAGTTTGGCAGAAAAAAATAGATCTAGCTTATTTTAATGTTAAAAAAGAAAAATTACGATTAACTCACTTTCCTTCTAGTAAATTCTGGAAACGTTACTTAAACCAAAAGCCTTTAAAAGAATTTTGTAATGAGCCTTTTTATCAAAATGCATTTTTTAAGTATAAAATTGGTCTTTTAAAACCTAATACAGGTAAGATAATTGTAAGCAACGATGATAGAATACACTTAAAAATTAAGAACCCTGAAGACATAACCAATATTAAGTATATATTTTCTGATGATGATAAAATTAGAATACCTGTAATTAAAAGCAAAAACTCTTTAACTGATATTTATTTTAAAAACCCTAAAAGAAACACCAACATTCATATATACATCGAAAATGAATTGGCTTTAGAATATAAAATTAAATTACATTAA
- a CDS encoding DUF1801 domain-containing protein, which produces MKPAEEYILNQQEPLRTILLHLQVLIEANFTEIELLYKWKIPFYYLKGKPLCYFNATKKGYIDVGFYSKTTLKMYNEFLVIEKRKAVKSLRYYTIEEIKEEILVSVLLEAYTIRISN; this is translated from the coding sequence ATGAAACCAGCAGAAGAATACATATTAAACCAGCAAGAGCCGTTAAGAACTATTTTATTGCATCTTCAGGTTTTAATAGAAGCTAATTTTACTGAAATAGAATTATTGTATAAATGGAAAATTCCTTTCTATTACTTAAAAGGTAAGCCTTTATGTTACTTTAATGCCACTAAAAAAGGTTATATTGATGTAGGTTTTTACTCTAAAACAACATTGAAAATGTATAATGAATTTTTAGTGATAGAAAAAAGAAAGGCTGTCAAATCATTGCGTTATTATACGATAGAAGAAATTAAAGAAGAAATATTAGTATCAGTTTTACTAGAAGCTTATACGATTAGAATATCAAATTAA
- a CDS encoding ATP-binding protein, whose product MLKSIGKLEDFEIKNISIVFLMMSPGLFLYSILIFSVNPNATEIYGAREVLFFLFLIVGLLPFTKNKKVLENYGWITFFSLFIFGHYLIYTTYFNNFSLDYLLGTYVSVFGTVLLLKDRFLIIFFSATCLLHIYFRLFSSEVPAIDEVAILISMTTIFFFSFIILNNSLTYKKKLIKNNIKLEEEVKIRTKDLLERTNILTEKNKELEEFAYVISHDLKTPIRNVYTITQWLLDDHKSVFNEEINSNLQLIKEQSNQMELLVNGILEYSLQKKQGNYSCDIDLNKMLTNIAKANSRAKCRVLLKDTFPKVKGIEYQLLQVFQNLVQNAIKYNDNEEKLISIGYKTVNQFYQFSIEDNGIGIEEKYFEKIFKLFQKLEIITEKDSIGMGLALVKKIINTMGGKVWLKSKLGEGTIFYFTIPK is encoded by the coding sequence ATGTTAAAAAGTATTGGTAAGTTAGAAGATTTTGAAATTAAAAACATAAGTATTGTTTTTCTTATGATGAGTCCTGGCTTATTTTTGTACTCTATTTTAATTTTTAGTGTAAACCCAAACGCAACTGAAATTTATGGAGCTAGAGAAGTGCTATTCTTTTTATTTTTAATTGTTGGTTTATTGCCTTTTACAAAAAATAAAAAAGTACTTGAAAATTATGGATGGATTACTTTTTTTTCTCTATTTATTTTTGGTCATTATTTAATATATACGACTTATTTTAATAATTTTAGTTTAGATTATTTATTAGGAACTTATGTATCTGTTTTTGGTACAGTATTATTACTTAAAGATCGTTTTTTAATAATTTTTTTTTCTGCTACATGTTTACTTCATATTTATTTTAGATTATTTAGTTCAGAGGTACCAGCTATCGATGAAGTAGCTATTCTAATATCAATGACTACTATTTTCTTTTTTTCTTTTATTATTTTAAATAATTCTCTAACGTATAAAAAAAAGCTAATTAAGAATAATATAAAGTTAGAAGAAGAAGTGAAAATAAGAACTAAAGATTTGCTTGAGAGAACAAATATTTTAACAGAAAAAAATAAAGAACTAGAAGAGTTTGCATACGTTATATCTCATGATTTAAAAACCCCAATAAGAAATGTATATACCATAACACAATGGTTATTAGATGATCATAAAAGTGTTTTTAATGAAGAAATAAATAGTAATTTACAGTTAATAAAAGAACAAAGTAACCAAATGGAGTTGTTGGTAAATGGTATTTTAGAATATTCATTACAAAAAAAACAAGGTAATTATAGTTGTGATATAGACTTAAATAAAATGTTAACTAATATTGCAAAAGCCAATTCTAGAGCAAAATGTAGAGTCTTATTAAAAGACACTTTTCCAAAGGTAAAAGGTATTGAATATCAGTTGTTACAGGTGTTCCAAAACTTAGTTCAAAATGCTATAAAGTATAATGATAATGAAGAAAAATTGATCAGTATAGGTTATAAAACGGTTAATCAATTTTATCAATTTTCTATTGAAGATAATGGTATTGGAATAGAAGAAAAGTATTTTGAAAAAATTTTTAAATTATTTCAAAAGTTAGAAATAATTACAGAAAAGGATTCTATAGGTATGGGTTTGGCGTTAGTAAAAAAAATAATTAATACAATGGGAGGTAAAGTTTGGTTAAAGAGTAAATTAGGAGAAGGAACAATTTTTTACTTTACAATACCAAAATAA
- a CDS encoding transcriptional regulator → MKNIILNINKAFDHRIRLGIMSVLMVNEYAEFTTLKELLGATDGNLASHSKALEKVEFIRVEKQFIGRKPNTRYYATDLGKQEFKKHIEALEKLIKNK, encoded by the coding sequence TTGAAAAATATTATTCTAAATATTAATAAGGCTTTTGATCATAGAATCCGACTAGGAATAATGTCTGTTCTTATGGTTAATGAGTATGCTGAATTTACAACACTAAAAGAATTGTTAGGCGCTACTGATGGTAATTTAGCTAGCCATAGTAAAGCTTTAGAAAAAGTTGAATTTATTAGGGTAGAAAAACAGTTTATAGGCCGAAAACCAAATACGAGGTATTACGCAACAGACTTAGGTAAACAAGAATTTAAGAAACATATAGAGGCTTTAGAAAAGCTAATTAAAAATAAATAA